Below is a genomic region from Culicoides brevitarsis isolate CSIRO-B50_1 chromosome 2, AGI_CSIRO_Cbre_v1, whole genome shotgun sequence.
ATGATTGAAGCTCCACATTTGTGAAAGCCCCTGAATAAAAGTGAAACTTGATATGGTGCCTGATCGATGGTAATTGGTTCTCCTCCAATAATAAATGGTCGAAGTGAGttctttgattttaattttgcttgttGAGAGTCAGAAATTACAAAGAGAATTAAAAGCGTaaacttcattttaaaaactgatGCAATAATAAGAAAACTGTTTAAACTTGGAGTTCTTTTTTGTACCGAAGTCAATTTGATCAATTAGTTACGATAAATtgattaacacaaaaaaagttttaatattcataCGCCTGATTGTTTCTTAATCCAGTCTCTTATGTAAGCTACATTTGTATAAACTCCTGGATATTTTGCACTACCACAACCTTTTCCCCATGAGACAATTCCAAAAAGAGTTTCTTTGTGCACTAAAGGTCCTCCTGAATCTCCTCCGcctataaaataaatggaatgTTTGAATTCTATAttgagctaaaattaaatttcttacaagaATCTTTTCCTCCTCCTCTGATACCCGCACAAATCACATCTGGTCCAACTTTTATATCATTATGCGAATATaccttttcacatttttgatgaTCGAATACTTTAACTTCAACTGACATTAATTGATATGAATACAATGAACTTTTAGTTTCTCCCCATCCGGTAACTTTAACAGTACTTCCAATGTTAAGGTTTTCATTCAGACTTGGTAACTTAACAGctcgtttatttttgtcaaacacAATATTGTCTTGCAATTCGATCAAGGCAGCATCATATAGTTTATTATCGCTGTTATGATGATGAGCAAAACAGTTTGGATGGCTAAAAACGTTTTTGACATCAATAGTTTTTCCTCCAGTATTACGGTAGCTTGTTCCAACTCGAACTTTCAATTTGtcagaacttttaaaattttca
It encodes:
- the LOC134832254 gene encoding trypsin 3A1-like, with the translated sequence MRFILLVFVIISGSQQSKLKSRNSLRPFIHGGQTISIDQAPYQASLQKYGTHHCGGSIISEKWILTACHCVENFKSSDKLKVRVGTSYRNTGGKTIDVKNVFSHPNCFAHHHNSDNKLYDAALIELQDNIVFDKNKRAVKLPSLNENLNIGSTVKVTGWGETKSSLYSYQLMSVEVKVFDHQKCEKVYSHNDIKVGPDVICAGIRGGGKDSCGGDSGGPLVHKETLFGIVSWGKGCGSAKYPGVYTNVAYIRDWIKKQSGV